A DNA window from Maribellus comscasis contains the following coding sequences:
- a CDS encoding PKD domain-containing protein, translating to MKKLVATHKLVFFAFLITMLVSCEEEDELPLFEFYGILDEYELTTKVKSENVDTYLWDFGDGNTSAEMEPVHTYGSGGEYTVTLTVTGPGGEKTKEKSFEVAIPIEELLAGGPGNTEGKTWLLSTGYTVGSDGSGSVGDDLKIENSSVEEVLRYFGLKDEYEDEYTFYPDGTYKIDSKNGLILAGILFGSATGTVAVPSSDLSTVPLCSSTYTPPTSGTWSLDYDDYTVDVFNVFTGASAPEEVTFTFNESDNKVARLVFSEGQFIGFLDLSPLFIIKEISANEINMAIGLNVVEQLPYHTSLMIHFTFTPK from the coding sequence ATGAAAAAATTAGTAGCAACACATAAATTAGTCTTTTTTGCATTTTTAATTACCATGCTGGTATCGTGCGAAGAAGAAGATGAACTTCCTTTGTTTGAGTTCTACGGCATATTAGATGAATATGAATTAACAACAAAAGTCAAATCGGAAAATGTGGATACCTATCTTTGGGATTTTGGCGATGGAAATACTTCTGCCGAAATGGAGCCCGTACACACCTACGGAAGTGGCGGGGAATATACCGTAACATTAACGGTAACGGGGCCCGGTGGCGAAAAAACAAAAGAAAAATCGTTTGAGGTTGCCATTCCAATAGAAGAATTACTGGCTGGTGGCCCCGGAAATACAGAAGGAAAAACCTGGTTGCTGAGTACCGGTTATACCGTTGGTTCAGATGGTTCAGGGAGTGTTGGCGACGACCTTAAAATTGAAAATTCATCGGTTGAAGAAGTACTTCGCTATTTTGGATTAAAAGATGAATACGAAGATGAATATACATTTTATCCCGACGGAACATATAAGATAGATTCCAAAAACGGGCTTATTCTGGCTGGTATTCTTTTTGGATCGGCAACCGGAACCGTAGCAGTTCCTTCCAGCGATCTTAGTACCGTTCCTCTTTGCTCATCAACTTATACGCCACCAACAAGCGGAACGTGGTCATTGGATTATGATGATTATACGGTTGATGTTTTTAATGTTTTCACTGGTGCATCGGCTCCGGAAGAGGTTACTTTTACTTTTAACGAAAGTGATAATAAGGTGGCACGACTGGTATTTTCAGAAGGACAATTTATCGGTTTTCTGGATTTGTCCCCGCTGTTTATAATCAAAGAAATATCGGCAAACGAGATTAACATGGCCATCGGATTGAATGTGGTGGAACAACTTCCTTATCATACTTCATTGATGATCCATTTTACATTCACTCCCAAATAA
- a CDS encoding SusD/RagB family nutrient-binding outer membrane lipoprotein, whose product MKNIKYIITRFSVLFLFLMHWGCENSLVEMNENPSAVTSIDDKFLFTSAVKSTIEESPGSYDLRMGSQYSHMYVSPSLGRQADRYEDYNDAVYNSTLTGKFTGPIKYINEIILLNEDEDGNPVNEVKLALVNILGVCNFARLTDLYGSIPYSEGGWGRKNILYPAYDSQEFIYNDMLDKLKNSIDVLKTANAEDAYPDFDPLYENDLTKWVRFANSLRLRLAMRSRFVDPSNSAEVISECLSEPLIETNEQNAQLEHEDGDIEELNNPWYNLYTVKEKWKMGELFVDWLKTTNDPRLPIFVEVNQDGEYYGIKNGLTDLDHGNAFSQSKYCYPAEALYAKDRPSYFLCADEVAFLKAEAALIGLGSGDANEFYQEGIQKAMEKWNVPEDQITAFLTDEAEASLSGSDEEKLEQISTQVWIALIPNFAEIFSNMRRTDYPVITQRGEDMAQGVTEGYFPKRLIYGTDELITNAENVANAIAQQGENKITTALWWDVD is encoded by the coding sequence ATGAAAAACATAAAATATATCATAACAAGATTCAGTGTTTTATTCCTCTTTTTAATGCACTGGGGGTGTGAGAATTCATTGGTTGAGATGAATGAGAATCCAAGCGCTGTTACCAGTATCGATGATAAATTTCTGTTTACCAGCGCCGTAAAATCTACCATTGAAGAAAGCCCGGGATCTTACGATTTAAGAATGGGATCTCAGTACTCTCACATGTATGTTTCTCCGAGCTTAGGACGTCAGGCCGACAGATACGAAGACTATAACGACGCTGTGTACAACTCTACTTTAACCGGTAAATTCACGGGGCCAATAAAATATATCAATGAAATAATTTTGTTGAATGAGGATGAGGACGGCAATCCGGTTAACGAGGTAAAATTAGCCCTGGTAAATATTTTGGGTGTATGTAATTTTGCCCGGCTTACCGATTTATACGGGAGTATTCCATATTCTGAAGGTGGCTGGGGGAGAAAAAATATCCTCTACCCGGCGTACGATTCACAGGAGTTTATTTACAACGATATGTTGGATAAACTAAAAAACAGCATCGATGTATTAAAAACAGCAAATGCAGAAGATGCTTATCCCGATTTTGACCCATTGTATGAAAATGATTTGACAAAGTGGGTGAGATTTGCCAATTCGTTACGCTTAAGATTGGCGATGAGATCCAGGTTTGTCGATCCTTCCAATTCAGCAGAAGTAATTTCAGAATGTTTAAGTGAACCGCTGATTGAAACCAATGAGCAAAACGCCCAACTGGAACACGAAGATGGTGATATTGAAGAATTAAACAACCCATGGTACAATCTTTATACGGTAAAGGAAAAATGGAAAATGGGGGAATTGTTTGTCGATTGGTTAAAAACCACAAACGACCCGCGACTACCCATTTTTGTGGAGGTCAATCAGGATGGGGAATACTACGGAATAAAAAATGGATTAACTGATCTTGATCACGGAAATGCTTTTAGCCAAAGTAAATATTGTTATCCGGCTGAAGCGCTTTATGCAAAAGACAGACCGTCGTATTTTCTTTGTGCCGACGAGGTGGCCTTTCTAAAAGCAGAAGCTGCACTGATTGGTCTCGGTTCGGGCGATGCAAATGAATTTTATCAGGAAGGAATTCAAAAAGCCATGGAAAAATGGAACGTCCCGGAAGACCAGATTACAGCCTTTTTAACTGACGAAGCTGAAGCAAGCTTAAGTGGAAGTGATGAAGAGAAATTAGAGCAGATTTCCACACAGGTATGGATTGCTTTAATTCCAAATTTTGCTGAAATATTCAGCAATATGAGAAGAACAGATTATCCGGTAATTACGCAACGTGGTGAAGACATGGCTCAGGGAGTTACCGAAGGCTATTTTCCAAAACGATTAATTTACGGAACCGATGAATTAATCACCAATGCCGAAAATGTTGCCAATGCAATTGCCCAACAAGGGGAAAATAAAATAACTACTGCTTTGTGGTGGGATGTTGATTAG
- a CDS encoding SusC/RagA family TonB-linked outer membrane protein has protein sequence MKITVLLIFVFTVQTVASSYAQSTKLSLSMNDVTFRDFIAHVEAETDFYFMLKYDDDILEKHFDLDYKNAPISEILDDILINTGYSYKIVDRYIAISKIADNPNTGQQKDISGTVTDESGEPLPGVTVVVKGTTNGVVTGANGSYSISNISDDAVLVFSFVGLQAIEVPVAGKSVIDVVMSENIEALEEVVVTALNINRKKQSLGYALTAINSGEINQAKETNMINSLKGKVAGLQISQTAGGVGSSSRVVLRGVSSLSSSNRPLFVIDGVPMGDGNNANGGISYKDMGNAMSEIDPENVESISVLKGAGASAAYGSRGANGVILITTKKGRGKGFGVSYSSNYTIDQPVLYTELQNIYGAGLLGSYPPIDESTNMPVKSTFWTLSFGPKMEGQLFPNFAGQEVPFTPQPNNVLDFYRNGSTCTNSLTFDAGNENANFILSLTNVNSKGISPNNDLARQVINMRGTMKMGKKVEIDSKISYIHQTVDNRVYMQESAGNAMWMLTIMPRNTRLGDLKNNTVDADGYELKFQDEPASNNPYWTLNNLKNNDEKHHVISFLSTKVDLASWLNFKVQTGLDYNNLTTHEHYAAGSSEPRLNILGGLSNILSNNIEWNSDFMFNANKDLSDKISTSLSAGGNYRYSRYNTLSQSGTALNAPGLYHISNANEYETGLSFGEKAVYSAYSLGSITYNQWLYFDVSLRNDWSSTLPKGNNSYFYHSENLSFLFTKALGIDSNFLSAGRLRGSYGKVGNDTSPYRTNQYYGFNQSNYAYPLGTIGSLATSDLKPEITESWEVGTNLTFFNNRLEFDFTYYDNLTRNQIMAVEIPSTSSYSSKVVNAGEVKNTGMEMLLNAGIIQNEEGFNWDVSINAAKNYSEVIALHENLESLKLAGFFSILSIEARPGEPFGSIYSNVYLRDDFGDIYVDDNGNPVKGDIEKVGNINPDLTGGINNKFTYKNFSLSFLIDFQLGGDFISGSKFYQYTFGTHAETLQGREEYYATHNADGSAMDGVIPDGPKVNGININTGEPNEIPLAPYTYYTNPYSMSVGEEFVLDATNVRMREVVIGYNMPSKLMDKTPLKNANISLVGRNLFFLYRANNYADSESGYSSGNVGTGIEHSPLPSTRSIGMQLKVNF, from the coding sequence ATGAAAATAACTGTACTACTGATATTTGTTTTTACCGTTCAAACCGTTGCCAGTTCTTATGCGCAATCGACAAAATTGAGCCTTTCAATGAATGATGTGACCTTTAGGGATTTTATTGCACATGTTGAGGCTGAAACCGATTTTTATTTTATGTTAAAATATGACGATGATATTTTGGAAAAGCATTTTGATTTGGATTATAAAAATGCTCCTATTTCTGAGATACTGGATGATATTTTAATAAATACGGGATATAGTTATAAAATAGTTGACCGGTATATTGCTATTTCCAAAATAGCTGATAATCCAAATACAGGACAGCAAAAAGATATTTCCGGAACTGTAACTGACGAATCCGGTGAGCCGCTTCCCGGGGTTACCGTTGTAGTAAAAGGTACAACCAATGGTGTAGTTACAGGAGCGAATGGGAGTTATTCTATCTCAAATATTTCCGATGATGCTGTACTTGTATTTTCGTTTGTTGGCTTGCAGGCCATAGAAGTCCCGGTTGCAGGCAAAAGTGTAATTGATGTGGTGATGTCGGAAAATATTGAAGCATTGGAAGAGGTGGTTGTAACTGCACTTAATATCAATCGGAAAAAACAATCGTTGGGCTACGCTTTAACGGCTATAAACAGTGGGGAAATCAATCAGGCAAAGGAAACCAATATGATAAACTCCCTGAAAGGAAAAGTGGCCGGTTTACAGATTTCGCAAACGGCTGGAGGCGTTGGAAGTTCCAGCCGTGTGGTATTAAGAGGTGTTTCCTCCTTGTCCAGTTCAAACCGCCCCTTATTTGTAATTGACGGCGTTCCAATGGGTGACGGAAACAATGCAAACGGAGGAATTTCATATAAGGACATGGGAAATGCAATGAGTGAGATCGACCCTGAAAATGTTGAATCAATCAGTGTGTTGAAGGGTGCAGGAGCATCAGCAGCGTATGGTTCAAGAGGTGCTAATGGCGTTATATTGATAACCACCAAAAAAGGAAGAGGCAAAGGTTTTGGCGTTTCATACAGTTCCAACTATACCATCGACCAGCCTGTGTTATACACGGAATTGCAAAATATTTATGGTGCCGGATTGCTCGGATCTTATCCGCCAATTGATGAAAGTACAAATATGCCGGTTAAAAGTACTTTCTGGACGCTTAGTTTTGGCCCTAAAATGGAAGGACAATTGTTCCCAAATTTTGCGGGACAGGAAGTGCCATTTACACCGCAACCAAATAACGTTTTAGACTTTTACAGAAACGGAAGCACGTGTACAAATTCGCTGACATTTGATGCAGGAAATGAAAATGCAAATTTTATTTTGTCGCTCACAAATGTAAATAGCAAAGGAATATCGCCCAACAACGATCTGGCTCGCCAGGTAATCAACATGCGCGGAACAATGAAAATGGGTAAAAAAGTGGAAATCGACAGTAAGATTTCCTATATCCATCAAACCGTAGACAACCGGGTTTATATGCAGGAATCGGCCGGGAATGCAATGTGGATGTTAACCATTATGCCACGAAATACACGTTTGGGAGATTTAAAAAACAATACGGTTGATGCTGATGGTTATGAATTGAAATTTCAGGATGAACCGGCTTCAAACAATCCATACTGGACATTAAACAACCTGAAAAATAATGATGAAAAACACCATGTTATCAGTTTTCTTTCCACCAAAGTTGATTTGGCAAGCTGGCTAAATTTTAAAGTTCAAACCGGATTGGACTACAATAACCTTACAACACACGAACATTACGCTGCGGGAAGTTCCGAACCCCGTTTAAATATTTTGGGAGGCCTGTCGAATATTTTGTCCAATAATATTGAGTGGAATTCTGATTTTATGTTTAATGCAAATAAAGATTTATCCGATAAAATTTCAACAAGTTTAAGTGCCGGAGGTAATTATCGTTATTCAAGATACAATACCTTGAGCCAGAGCGGCACGGCGCTAAATGCTCCGGGGCTTTATCACATCAGCAATGCAAATGAATATGAAACCGGTCTGAGTTTTGGTGAAAAAGCAGTGTATTCAGCATATTCACTGGGCTCAATAACATACAATCAGTGGTTATATTTTGATGTCTCACTCCGGAATGACTGGTCATCAACTTTACCTAAAGGAAATAACTCCTATTTCTATCATTCCGAAAATTTAAGCTTTTTGTTTACCAAGGCTTTGGGAATCGACTCCAACTTTTTATCGGCAGGACGGTTACGCGGTTCTTACGGAAAGGTCGGGAATGACACCAGCCCTTACCGTACCAATCAATATTACGGTTTTAACCAGTCAAACTACGCCTATCCCCTGGGAACAATTGGCTCACTGGCAACTTCTGATTTGAAACCTGAAATTACCGAATCGTGGGAAGTGGGAACCAATCTTACTTTTTTCAATAACCGGTTGGAATTTGATTTTACCTACTACGACAACCTGACCAGAAACCAGATTATGGCTGTTGAAATACCAAGTACCAGTAGTTACAGCAGCAAGGTGGTAAATGCCGGTGAAGTAAAAAACACAGGGATGGAAATGCTTTTAAATGCGGGCATAATTCAAAATGAAGAAGGATTTAACTGGGATGTTTCAATAAATGCTGCTAAAAATTATTCTGAAGTTATCGCCTTACACGAAAATCTGGAAAGTTTAAAGTTAGCGGGATTTTTTAGTATTTTGAGTATTGAAGCAAGACCCGGAGAACCATTTGGTTCAATTTATTCAAACGTTTATTTAAGAGATGATTTCGGAGACATTTATGTTGATGACAACGGAAATCCGGTGAAAGGAGATATCGAAAAAGTTGGAAACATAAATCCGGACTTAACCGGTGGTATTAACAACAAGTTTACTTACAAAAATTTTAGTTTGAGTTTTCTCATCGACTTCCAGCTGGGAGGTGATTTTATTTCAGGAAGTAAGTTTTATCAATATACTTTTGGTACACATGCTGAAACCTTGCAGGGCAGGGAAGAATATTATGCAACCCATAATGCAGACGGCTCAGCAATGGATGGTGTAATACCCGACGGGCCAAAAGTTAACGGGATAAATATTAATACCGGAGAACCAAATGAAATACCTCTGGCACCTTATACTTACTATACAAACCCCTACAGTATGTCGGTTGGTGAAGAGTTTGTATTAGATGCTACCAATGTTCGGATGCGCGAAGTTGTAATCGGGTATAATATGCCGTCAAAACTGATGGATAAAACACCCCTCAAAAATGCCAATATTTCACTGGTTGGACGAAACCTGTTCTTTTTGTACCGTGCGAATAATTATGCAGATTCTGAATCGGGTTACAGCAGCGGCAATGTGGGTACGGGAATCGAACATTCTCCGCTGCCAAGTACACGTTCCATCGGGATGCAACTAAAAGTTAACTTTTAA